A single window of Nocardia higoensis DNA harbors:
- a CDS encoding PAC2 family protein, translated as MNPSDTSDSELPTLRDPVLIAAFEGWNDAGDAASGAVEHLELIWDAEPLAELDSEDYYDYQVNRPTVRQVDGVTREIQWPATSLSVCSPPGSDRDVVLLRGIEPNMRWRSFCGELLEFVEQLGVQTVVILGALLADTPHTRPVPVTGSAYSSEAAERFNLEQTRYEGPTGITGVLQDQCVKAGVPAVSFWAAVPHYVSQPPNPKATIALLHRVEDVLDIEVPLGELPKQAEEWESAVSEMTEGDEEITEYVRSLEERGDAAVDMKEAIAKIDGDAIAAEFEKYLRRRGPGSFGL; from the coding sequence GTGAACCCCAGTGATACCTCCGATTCGGAATTGCCGACGTTGCGGGATCCGGTCCTGATCGCCGCTTTCGAGGGCTGGAACGATGCCGGTGACGCGGCCAGTGGTGCGGTGGAGCATCTGGAACTGATCTGGGACGCCGAGCCGCTGGCCGAGTTGGACTCCGAGGACTACTACGACTACCAGGTGAACCGGCCGACGGTTCGCCAGGTGGACGGCGTGACGAGGGAGATCCAGTGGCCCGCGACGAGCCTGTCGGTGTGCTCGCCGCCGGGCAGCGACCGCGACGTGGTCCTGCTGCGGGGCATCGAACCGAACATGCGCTGGCGGAGTTTCTGCGGCGAACTCCTCGAGTTCGTCGAACAACTGGGCGTGCAGACCGTGGTGATCCTCGGCGCGTTGCTGGCCGACACCCCGCACACCCGTCCCGTCCCGGTGACCGGCTCCGCCTACAGCAGCGAAGCCGCGGAGCGCTTCAACCTCGAGCAGACCCGCTACGAGGGACCGACCGGTATCACCGGAGTGCTGCAGGATCAGTGCGTGAAGGCGGGCGTGCCCGCGGTGTCGTTCTGGGCGGCGGTTCCGCACTACGTCTCGCAGCCGCCGAACCCCAAGGCGACGATCGCGCTGCTGCACCGGGTCGAGGACGTGCTCGACATCGAGGTGCCGCTGGGCGAATTGCCCAAGCAGGCCGAGGAGTGGGAGTCGGCCGTCAGCGAGATGACCGAGGGCGACGAGGAGATCACCGAGTACGTGCGCTCGCTCGAGGAGCGCGGGGACGCGGCCGTCGACATGAAGGAGGCCATCGCCAAGATCGACGGTGACGCGATCGCGGCGGAGTTCGAGAAGTACCTGCGCAGGCGGGGGCCGGGCAGCTTCGGGTTGTGA
- a CDS encoding XRE family transcriptional regulator, with amino-acid sequence MRAKTSHNLPTDSTLLRNWRRWESGESRPDDFYAPIIAATFDTVTAAFFPKARPNRDDELLSATGMDTLEFIGRLRMSDVSASTLDAIRITAERLCCEYSYADPYQLHAEGTAWLRRITSLLDGRLTLAQHREILVMAGWVALLVGCVDYDLGRRSSAEATRRAAWSLGQEADNPEISGWAAEMAAWFALTQGNYRGAVEAVDAVLEDTRHIGVGVQLAAQRAKAFARLGDVGEVDKSLGIGRAILDSLDHPANLDNHFVVDPQKFDFYAMDCCRASGQDRLAERYARQVILESTQADGTVFNPMRVSEAHLTLSVVAVRDRDLERSVDEGMKAFACKRRSLPSLMWIAGEAAREMTEHYPGDPRTKSYLDQLRAISADA; translated from the coding sequence ATGAGAGCGAAGACATCGCACAACCTACCGACCGACTCGACCCTCCTACGCAATTGGCGCCGTTGGGAATCGGGCGAATCACGCCCCGACGACTTCTACGCACCGATCATCGCCGCCACCTTCGACACCGTGACGGCGGCGTTCTTCCCCAAGGCCAGACCGAATCGCGACGACGAACTGTTGTCGGCAACGGGTATGGACACGCTCGAATTCATCGGCAGGCTACGGATGTCGGACGTCTCGGCGTCCACCCTGGACGCCATCCGCATCACCGCCGAGCGGCTGTGCTGCGAATACTCCTATGCCGACCCGTATCAGCTGCACGCCGAGGGCACCGCCTGGCTGCGGCGCATCACCTCCTTGCTCGACGGCAGGCTCACCCTGGCCCAGCATCGCGAGATCCTCGTCATGGCCGGCTGGGTGGCGCTGCTGGTCGGCTGCGTCGACTACGACCTGGGCAGGCGCAGCTCGGCGGAGGCCACCCGGCGCGCGGCCTGGTCGCTCGGCCAGGAGGCCGACAACCCGGAGATCAGCGGCTGGGCGGCGGAGATGGCGGCCTGGTTCGCGTTGACGCAGGGTAACTACCGGGGTGCTGTCGAGGCGGTCGACGCGGTCCTGGAGGACACCCGACATATCGGCGTCGGCGTGCAACTGGCCGCCCAGCGGGCCAAGGCGTTCGCCCGGCTCGGGGATGTCGGCGAGGTCGACAAGTCCCTCGGCATCGGCCGAGCGATCCTGGACAGCCTCGACCATCCGGCGAATCTGGACAACCATTTCGTGGTCGATCCGCAGAAGTTCGACTTCTACGCCATGGACTGCTGCCGGGCGTCCGGGCAGGACCGGCTCGCCGAACGCTATGCGCGCCAGGTGATCCTGGAATCCACGCAGGCCGACGGCACGGTGTTCAATCCGATGCGGGTGTCGGAGGCGCACCTGACGCTGTCGGTGGTCGCGGTGCGCGACCGCGATCTGGAGCGTTCGGTCGACGAGGGCATGAAGGCGTTCGCGTGCAAGCGCCGTTCGCTGCCCTCACTGATGTGGATCGCCGGCGAGGCGGCCAGGGAGATGACCGAGCACTACCCCGGCGACCCGCGCACGAAGTCCTACCTCGATCAGTTGCGGGCGATCTCCGCCGACGCGTGA